CATTGCCAATGACAATTATTACCTCTGAAACAATTGCAAAAACTGGTGTTACAAGGTTAAACGAAATTTTAAACGAACAAACAGGAATTATTTTAATTCCTGATGAAAGTGGGTTTGAGGGCGTGCAAATGCAAGGCTTAGATGCAGCTTATACAATGATTTTAATTGATGGTCTTCCTCTTGTAGGTAGAAGTTCAGGAGTTTTAGATTTATCAAGAGTATCTGTTGGAAATATAGAAAGAATTGAGATTGTAAAAGGGGCTTCTTCCGCTTTATATGGTTCAGAAGCAATGGGTGGCGTGATTAATGTAATTACAAAAAAGCCTAAAAAAGATATGTTTTCAGGAAATCTTTCATATAGATATGCAACCTTTAATACTAATGACATTAACGCTAATATTCTTTGGAAAAAGAAGAAATTTTCAGCTAATTTATTTACTAATTTTTATTCCTCAGATGGCTATGATTTAGACAAAACAACAGCTCTGAAAAATGTCGAGCAATTTTATAATTACACAATTCAGCCCAAATTATATTATGATTTCTCAGAAAATCTAAAACTAATTGTAAGCAATCGTTTCTACAATCAGAAGATGGATAATGTAGCAATAATTAGTTCTGAAAATTATAATGGGAATGCAAAAGAGAACGAATGGAATTCGCAAATTAAATTGGAACATAAGTGGAATTCTAAATTATATTTTGAATATGAATTTTATGCAACCAATTATAAAAACGATTCATTTTTAAATGATGAAAATAATTTGCTTTATGATAAAACCTATTACAATCAATGGCTTTTTAGACCAGAAGTAAGAACGACTTTGTCTATAAATAATGACAAGTTAACAGCTGGAATAGGATTGAATTATGAAACCTTGGATAGAACCTATTTTGAGACTAATGTAAGTTTTAATTCTCACTATATTTTTATTCAATATGATTGTAATCCAACTGAAAAATGGAATATTCTAGCTGGATTCAGATTTGATAATCACAGTGAATACACATCGCAGTTAAGTCCAAAATTAGCAGTTAATTATAAAATAAATGGGAATTTTTCTTTAAAGGGATCAGTTGGTTATGGTTATAAGGCTCCAGATTTCCGTCAGTTGTATTTTGACTTTAGCAATCCGTCGGTTGGATATACGGTTTTAGGTTATAATGTTGCCGAAAATGGTTTAAATGCATTAGAAGCAGAAGGTCAAATTTTAAAACGAATACCAGGAATAAGTTTTGAAGATCCATTGGATGCTGAAAGTGCTGTGAATTTTAATCTTGGAACTTTTTATAAAAAAAATAAGTTCAAATTAGATATAAATACTTTTTATAATTCAATTGCTAATTTGATTGATACACGAGTAGTTGCTCAAAAAACGAATAGCCAGAATGTTTTTAGTTACTTTAATACAGGCGAAGTTTTTACTTATGGTGTTGAGTTTAATACGGTTTATAATTTTACCAAAGAATTTACGGTTTCATTAGGGTATCAATATTTAGAAGCCAAAGACAAATCGGTTGTTGACAATTTTGAGGATTATCAATACATACGAAATGCAGAACTTCAAACGATTAAAATTAATAAATCGGATTATTTCGGATTGTATAATCGCTCAAAACATACTGCCAATTTAAAATTCGCATGCACCATTCCAAAAATAAAAACGGACATTAACTTACGTGTTTTGTACCGAAGCAAGTACGGACTTTATGACACCAATGGAAATCAAATTCTAGATAAATACGACACGTTTGTAAGTGATTATTTTATTACAAATTTAGCAGCTTCAAAAGATATTACGGATAAATTAGTTTTTCAAGTTGGAGCTAATAATTTACTTGATTATACAGACCCAAGTCAAATTCCAAATCTTTCAGGAAGACAACTTTTTGCACGAATTCAATATAATTTTTAATAACCAATTATTTAAACACTTTTACAATGAAAACAAATTTTTTAAAAATCTCAATTTTAGCATTAGTTCTTTTTACAGCATCTTGTAGCAATGATGATGATAAAAATGAGGAAGTAATTCCAGCAGTTGTTACTCAAAAATTTTCTAATCTTTATGCGCCACAAACAGGTGGTGGACAATCAGGTACTCCAGTTGGTGGCGAATTTATAAAATTTAGTTTTTCAGAAAATAAAATCGTAACCAATGATAATTGGGATATTGCTTTCCGTGGAACGACAATTATTGTAAATGGAGGAGTCAAAGTCAGTGCAGACGACGCAGACGAGCCAGCAAGAACAGGAAGTGGAGCAGTAAGTGCTGTTTCTGGTGCATTTGCTAGTGTAACTACTTTTCCTTTAGCAACAACATTTACTCAAGATGCAGCTACAATCTATGCTTTTTCAGGAGATAATGTATGGTATAATTATGATGGTGTGACTCATATTATTTCGTCTAAAGCTGGAAAAATATTTGTTGTAAAAACACACGATGGTAAATATGCGAAATTCGAAATCTTAAGTTATTATAAGGATGCTCCAGCAACTCCAGAAGCGACTTCTGAATCAAGATATTTTACATTCAATTTTGCTTATCAAGCTAATAGTACAACAACGTTCTAATAAATAGAGCTTTGAATGAATTAATATAATAAGTAAGTATACAATATAGTAGTTAGTTAGGTTTTTTTTGAAGAAGGGAGGTTGTCGTAAAAGGCAACCTTTTTTCATATATAATTGCGTCAACTTGAAATTGATGATTTGGTAAAGTATTTAGTAATTTGAAAAGTCGATTTTGTTCTAAATTAAGAGGTTTTTCATTGAAATAGAGTTTTATTTAGAATTTTTACATTTTATTTTAAAAACAATTGATTTTTTATTTCTAATACTATTTAAACTTCAATATCAAATCATTAAATTTGCGCCTTAATAAAAGAGAAATACAATTATGTTCGATAATTTAAGCGATAAACTAGACAAAGCCTTTCATATATTAAAAGGACACGGAAAAATCACTGAGGTAAACGTAGCTGAAACTTTGAAAGAAGTTCGTCGTGCGTTACTAGATGCCGATGTCAATTTTAAAATTGCTAAAGATTTTACAACCAAAGTAAAAGAAAAAGCAATTGGTCAGGATGTGTTAACTACATTACAGCCAGGACAATTATTGGTAAAGTTAGTCAAAGATGAGCTTACTGAATTAATGGGCGGCGATGTTGCAGGAGTTAATCTTTCTGGAAATCCATCGATAATATTGATGTCAGGTTTACAAGGGTCAGGAAAAACAACTTTCTCTGGTAAATTGGCCAATTTTCTTCAAACAAAAAAGAATAAAAAACCCCTTTTGGTAGCTTGTGATATTTACCGTCCAGCGGCAATTCAACAATTGTATGTTGTTGGTGATTCGATAGGAGTTGAGGTTTACTCTGAGCCTGAAAATAAAAATCCAGTTGAGATTGCACAAAACGCAATCAAACACGCAAAAGCAAACGGATTCAATGTTGTAATTGTCGATACAGCAGGTCGTTTGGCTGTTGATAAAGAAATGATGGATGAAATTGCGAAAGTGCATCAAGCGATTCAACCACAAGAAACTTTATTTGTTGTAGATGCTATGACAGGTCAGGATGCTGTAAATACTGCAAAAGCATTCAACGATATTTTGAATTTTGATGGGGTTATTTTAACCAAATTAGATGGTGATACTCGTGGTGGAGCTGCAATTTCTATTAAATCTGTAGTCAACAAACCGATTAAGTTTGTTGGTACTGGTGAAAAAATGGATGCGATTGATGTTTTCTATCCAAATCGTATGGCTGAGCGTATCCTAGGTATGGGAGATGTTGTGTCTTTGGTAGAAAGAGCACAAGAGCAATATGATGAAGACGAAGCAAGAAAAATCCAAAAGAAAATTGCTAAAAATGAATTTGGTTTTGATGATTTCTTGTCACAAATTCAGCAAGTAAAGAAAATGGGTAATATGAAAGACTTGGTTGGAATGATACCAGGTGCTTCAAAAGCCATGAAAGATATTGAGATTGAAGACGATGCTTTCAAGCATATTGAAGCTATTATTCATTCAATGACTCCAATTGAAAGAAGTAAGCCTGCCATAATTGATGTAAAGAGAAAAGCAAGAATTGCTAAAGGATCTGGGACAAAAGTTGAACAAGTGAATCAATTGATGAAGCAGTTTGAGCAAATGAGCAAGATGATGAAGATGATGCAAGGTCCGGGTGGAAAAAACCTAATGAAAATGATGGGTGGTATGAAAGGCGGAATGCCTGGAGGTATGCCAGGAATGAGATAAGAATGTTTAAGGTTTAAAGTTTCAAGTAGAAATTTTAGACCTTAAATTTTTTAAATTAAGTAAAGAATAATTATATAATTTGAGTTTCACCTTTTTTAAATATGAAACTTTAAACTTTTGAAAAAATGCAAATACTAGACGGAAAAAAAACATCAGAAGATATTAAAAGCGAAATTGCTGCCGTAGTACAAAAGATGAAAGATGATGGACAGAAAGTTCCTCATTTAGCTGCAGTTATCGTTGGTAACAACGGAG
The Flavobacterium sp. 5 DNA segment above includes these coding regions:
- a CDS encoding TonB-dependent siderophore receptor — protein: MNYRITLFIAFFFCQISFAQKIEKDSIQQNELLEVMVVTGTRTERVLSSLPLPMTIITSETIAKTGVTRLNEILNEQTGIILIPDESGFEGVQMQGLDAAYTMILIDGLPLVGRSSGVLDLSRVSVGNIERIEIVKGASSALYGSEAMGGVINVITKKPKKDMFSGNLSYRYATFNTNDINANILWKKKKFSANLFTNFYSSDGYDLDKTTALKNVEQFYNYTIQPKLYYDFSENLKLIVSNRFYNQKMDNVAIISSENYNGNAKENEWNSQIKLEHKWNSKLYFEYEFYATNYKNDSFLNDENNLLYDKTYYNQWLFRPEVRTTLSINNDKLTAGIGLNYETLDRTYFETNVSFNSHYIFIQYDCNPTEKWNILAGFRFDNHSEYTSQLSPKLAVNYKINGNFSLKGSVGYGYKAPDFRQLYFDFSNPSVGYTVLGYNVAENGLNALEAEGQILKRIPGISFEDPLDAESAVNFNLGTFYKKNKFKLDINTFYNSIANLIDTRVVAQKTNSQNVFSYFNTGEVFTYGVEFNTVYNFTKEFTVSLGYQYLEAKDKSVVDNFEDYQYIRNAELQTIKINKSDYFGLYNRSKHTANLKFACTIPKIKTDINLRVLYRSKYGLYDTNGNQILDKYDTFVSDYFITNLAASKDITDKLVFQVGANNLLDYTDPSQIPNLSGRQLFARIQYNF
- a CDS encoding HmuY family protein, with the protein product MKTNFLKISILALVLFTASCSNDDDKNEEVIPAVVTQKFSNLYAPQTGGGQSGTPVGGEFIKFSFSENKIVTNDNWDIAFRGTTIIVNGGVKVSADDADEPARTGSGAVSAVSGAFASVTTFPLATTFTQDAATIYAFSGDNVWYNYDGVTHIISSKAGKIFVVKTHDGKYAKFEILSYYKDAPATPEATSESRYFTFNFAYQANSTTTF
- the ffh gene encoding signal recognition particle protein gives rise to the protein MFDNLSDKLDKAFHILKGHGKITEVNVAETLKEVRRALLDADVNFKIAKDFTTKVKEKAIGQDVLTTLQPGQLLVKLVKDELTELMGGDVAGVNLSGNPSIILMSGLQGSGKTTFSGKLANFLQTKKNKKPLLVACDIYRPAAIQQLYVVGDSIGVEVYSEPENKNPVEIAQNAIKHAKANGFNVVIVDTAGRLAVDKEMMDEIAKVHQAIQPQETLFVVDAMTGQDAVNTAKAFNDILNFDGVILTKLDGDTRGGAAISIKSVVNKPIKFVGTGEKMDAIDVFYPNRMAERILGMGDVVSLVERAQEQYDEDEARKIQKKIAKNEFGFDDFLSQIQQVKKMGNMKDLVGMIPGASKAMKDIEIEDDAFKHIEAIIHSMTPIERSKPAIIDVKRKARIAKGSGTKVEQVNQLMKQFEQMSKMMKMMQGPGGKNLMKMMGGMKGGMPGGMPGMR